The proteins below come from a single Iocasia fonsfrigidae genomic window:
- a CDS encoding DUF134 domain-containing protein translates to MARPTKERRIEFIPENKYFKPAGIPMRDIEEVSLTLEEVEAVRLKDMEELNQEECASRMNVSRPTFQRVLIEARRKIADALITGKAIRFHGGDYKLADKYFHCSRCGERYNKVYQNRRRRGKIYQKYLCPECDD, encoded by the coding sequence ATGGCAAGGCCTACCAAGGAACGGCGTATAGAATTTATTCCTGAAAATAAATATTTCAAACCAGCCGGTATTCCAATGCGCGATATAGAAGAAGTTAGTCTTACACTGGAGGAAGTAGAGGCAGTTAGGTTAAAGGATATGGAAGAATTAAACCAGGAGGAATGTGCCAGTAGAATGAATGTCTCCCGCCCTACTTTCCAAAGGGTTCTAATAGAGGCCCGCAGGAAGATTGCTGATGCCCTGATTACTGGTAAAGCCATTCGTTTCCATGGCGGGGACTATAAGCTGGCAGATAAGTATTTTCATTGTTCAAGGTGTGGGGAGAGGTATAATAAGGTTTATCAGAACAGGAGGAGGCGGGGAAAGATATATCAGAAATACCTCTGCCCCGAATGTGATGATTGA
- the gltX gene encoding glutamate--tRNA ligase — protein MTDNIRVRFAPSPTGDLHIGGVRTALFNWLYARHNNGQFILRIEDTDSARSTEASTKQILKALEWVGLNWDEGPRIGGDRGPYFQSKRDDYYQKALEYLLENNRAYYCYCTPEEVEKLKKEAEKKGGQPLYPGGCRELSLNEKKKFKEEGRKPVVRLRTPDTGYTIVKDIVRGKVSFDNSLQEDLIIVKSDGKPTYNFACVVDDFQMGITHIIRAEEHLSNTPKQLMLYQALNYKVPEFAHVPMILAPDRSKLSKRHGATSVDEFKEEGYLPEALINYLLLLGWSPGNNEEIISLETAIKKFNLADVSRTPAVYDTKKLTWINGQYMNSLPLNKIIDRAIPFIKRADFYSDELFNNTAKKERLFKIIDVVREKSKTITELIDRMGYFYNEINSYDEKGFKKHFTKEDTIAILKNNIDCLKKVTPFNREKIEEIYRQRSEELGVQAARMIHTTRLALSGKTFGPGLFTLVELMGRDKSIKRLEKALAYVKK, from the coding sequence ATGACAGATAATATAAGAGTAAGATTTGCACCCAGCCCTACAGGGGATTTACATATTGGTGGTGTAAGGACAGCTTTATTTAACTGGCTCTATGCCAGACATAATAACGGACAATTCATCCTGCGTATTGAAGATACTGATAGTGCCAGGTCTACAGAGGCATCTACTAAACAAATACTTAAAGCCCTGGAATGGGTTGGACTTAACTGGGATGAAGGTCCCCGGATAGGCGGAGATAGAGGCCCCTATTTCCAGTCAAAAAGGGATGATTACTATCAAAAAGCCCTGGAATATTTATTAGAAAACAACAGGGCCTATTATTGCTACTGCACCCCTGAAGAAGTCGAGAAACTCAAAAAAGAGGCCGAAAAAAAAGGTGGACAACCCCTTTATCCCGGTGGATGCAGGGAACTATCCCTTAATGAAAAAAAGAAATTTAAAGAGGAAGGCAGGAAACCGGTTGTCAGGCTCAGAACACCTGATACAGGATATACTATTGTCAAAGATATTGTTAGGGGAAAAGTGAGTTTTGATAACAGCCTGCAGGAAGACTTGATCATTGTTAAGTCTGATGGTAAGCCGACCTATAATTTTGCCTGTGTTGTTGATGATTTTCAAATGGGTATCACCCATATAATAAGGGCTGAGGAACACCTGTCCAATACCCCTAAACAGCTTATGCTATATCAGGCCCTGAATTATAAAGTCCCTGAATTTGCCCATGTACCAATGATCCTTGCCCCGGATAGAAGTAAATTGAGCAAACGGCATGGGGCTACCTCTGTTGATGAATTTAAAGAAGAAGGCTATCTACCTGAAGCATTAATAAACTATCTGCTCTTACTTGGCTGGTCTCCAGGAAATAATGAGGAAATTATCTCCCTTGAAACAGCTATAAAGAAATTCAACCTGGCTGATGTCTCCAGAACCCCCGCTGTCTATGATACAAAAAAACTCACCTGGATAAACGGTCAATATATGAACAGCCTCCCTCTGAATAAAATTATTGACAGGGCTATACCATTTATCAAAAGGGCTGATTTCTATAGTGATGAACTGTTCAATAATACAGCTAAAAAAGAACGCCTTTTTAAGATTATTGATGTTGTCAGAGAAAAAAGTAAGACAATTACTGAACTTATTGATCGTATGGGCTATTTTTATAATGAAATAAATAGCTATGATGAAAAAGGATTTAAGAAACATTTTACTAAAGAAGATACTATAGCTATTCTGAAAAATAATATTGACTGCCTCAAAAAGGTTACTCCCTTTAATAGAGAAAAAATTGAGGAAATCTACCGCCAGAGGAGTGAAGAATTAGGAGTGCAGGCAGCCAGAATGATCCATACTACCAGGCTAGCCCTCTCGGGAAAGACATTCGGCCCTGGTCTCTTTACCCTGGTTGAATTAATGGGTAGAGATAAATCTATAAAACGTCTTGAAAAAGCTCTTGCATACGTAAAAAAGTAA
- a CDS encoding TlpA family protein disulfide reductase, protein MKNKYYLGIVLILLIISVTTGILFYMGRNEENIQVGTEIGEKAPDFTLPLINNEEISLSNLRGKKVFLNFWATWCPPCQIEMPAIQKLNDHHDSIEILAVDLRENRDTVSEYLMKNSYNFRVALDTSAEVSNKYLVRGIPTSYFIDENGVIMNKHTGALSYQKMLELLRIE, encoded by the coding sequence ATGAAAAACAAATACTATCTTGGTATTGTCTTAATATTACTTATTATCTCAGTTACTACTGGCATTTTGTTTTATATGGGTAGGAATGAGGAAAATATACAGGTCGGCACAGAAATCGGTGAAAAGGCCCCTGATTTTACTCTCCCTCTAATTAACAATGAAGAAATTTCGCTGAGTAATTTAAGAGGTAAGAAGGTATTTCTTAATTTCTGGGCTACCTGGTGTCCCCCCTGTCAGATTGAAATGCCTGCCATCCAGAAATTAAATGATCATCATGATTCCATAGAAATACTGGCAGTTGACCTCAGAGAAAACAGAGATACTGTCTCAGAATACCTGATGAAAAACTCCTACAATTTCAGAGTAGCCCTTGATACCTCAGCTGAGGTCAGTAACAAATACCTGGTTCGCGGTATACCTACCAGCTATTTTATTGATGAAAATGGTGTGATCATGAACAAACACACTGGGGCTTTAAGTTACCAGAAGATGCTGGAACTCTTAAGAATTGAATAG
- a CDS encoding Mrp/NBP35 family ATP-binding protein: protein MYSLENGRIELEHGSIKEGLIAIASGKGGVGKSTVTVNLAVALKALGKEVAIIDADIHGFSIPRIIGLSDNPAALSEKEIVPPEKNGIKVMSMGSFVDEDKPIIWRAPLLLGALQQFMEDVHWGELDYLLLDLPPGTGDMALNIMQQLPHAELLLVTTPQITATNVAGRIAGAADKLNVELIGIIENMSYYQCVECDHKEYIFGSGGGKELARKLSTELLGELPLIPLIREGGDKGQPLVSSKPDSKAAREYLSIGKKIIDRQKGFDPDKKPMSLKK from the coding sequence ATGTATAGTCTTGAAAATGGCCGGATAGAGTTGGAACACGGGTCGATTAAAGAAGGGTTAATAGCTATAGCCAGTGGTAAGGGTGGAGTTGGTAAATCTACTGTAACAGTAAACCTGGCTGTTGCTTTAAAGGCGCTAGGTAAAGAAGTTGCTATAATTGATGCTGATATACACGGTTTTAGTATTCCAAGGATTATTGGATTAAGTGATAACCCGGCTGCCCTGAGTGAAAAGGAGATTGTTCCACCAGAAAAGAATGGGATAAAGGTAATGTCAATGGGTTCATTTGTGGATGAAGACAAACCTATAATCTGGCGGGCCCCGCTTCTATTAGGAGCCTTACAGCAATTCATGGAAGATGTACACTGGGGTGAGCTGGACTACCTCCTGTTGGATTTACCCCCGGGAACAGGTGATATGGCCCTAAACATTATGCAGCAATTACCCCATGCAGAACTATTACTGGTAACTACACCCCAGATTACAGCCACAAATGTAGCCGGGCGTATTGCTGGGGCTGCTGATAAACTCAATGTAGAATTAATAGGTATTATTGAAAATATGTCTTACTATCAGTGTGTTGAATGTGATCATAAAGAATACATATTTGGTAGTGGTGGTGGTAAAGAGCTGGCCAGGAAACTATCTACCGAATTGCTTGGAGAATTACCCCTGATCCCCCTGATTAGAGAGGGTGGGGATAAAGGTCAACCACTAGTAAGCTCTAAACCAGACTCTAAGGCAGCCAGAGAGTACCTTTCTATTGGGAAAAAGATAATAGACAGACAAAAAGGTTTTGACCCTGATAAAAAGCCGATGTCTTTAAAAAAGTAG
- a CDS encoding DUF6485 family protein, whose product MDCPQHEKNSKNCTCTYTSCSRYGNCCACIAYHRELNELPGCLFPPEVEKTYDRSVKKYIESQS is encoded by the coding sequence ATGGATTGTCCACAACACGAAAAAAACTCAAAGAACTGTACCTGTACCTATACATCATGTTCCCGTTATGGGAATTGTTGTGCTTGTATTGCCTATCATAGGGAGCTTAATGAGCTGCCAGGCTGCTTGTTCCCGCCTGAGGTTGAAAAGACATATGATCGTTCTGTGAAAAAATATATAGAATCACAAAGTTAG
- a CDS encoding HD-GYP domain-containing protein has product MNDINEDRLPAYITDEWQKIVELLTEITGLPTAFIARIKSDRLLILNYCDKRDNLLDGEKIAHEEINLAVDRAINKILCDKYNFRSLLSYPLKDSRDKTFGRICLADNKENNFSGINKKIILEFKGFIENHLEVYDLHNKLAENRQELKKSKKELENTVHELHNVVEETVDALGSAVGARDAYTSQHQERVARLSFEIARELDLPGDCCKGIYLAALIHDIGKIKIPIDILSKPSILSELEFELIKTHSEAGYMILNKIEFPWPIADIVMQHHERLDGSGYPEGRSGDDILLQSRIIAVADVVEAMTSHRPYRPALGLANALNEVEKNKGILYDKEVVDSCLDVFRKNNTQVITWMGGNN; this is encoded by the coding sequence GTGAATGATATTAATGAAGATAGATTACCAGCATATATTACTGATGAATGGCAGAAAATTGTCGAGCTATTGACAGAGATTACAGGGCTTCCAACTGCCTTTATTGCCAGAATAAAAAGCGATAGACTGCTTATTTTAAATTATTGTGATAAAAGAGATAATCTGCTTGACGGGGAAAAAATTGCTCATGAAGAGATAAATTTGGCTGTAGACAGGGCTATAAATAAGATTCTATGTGATAAATATAACTTTCGTTCTTTACTATCCTATCCCTTAAAAGACAGCAGGGATAAAACCTTTGGTCGAATATGTCTTGCTGATAATAAGGAAAATAACTTCTCTGGTATTAATAAGAAAATAATCCTTGAATTTAAGGGTTTTATAGAAAATCATTTAGAGGTATATGACTTACATAATAAATTAGCAGAAAATAGACAGGAGCTTAAGAAAAGCAAGAAAGAACTTGAGAATACTGTTCACGAGTTACATAATGTTGTTGAGGAGACAGTTGATGCCCTGGGTTCAGCCGTTGGAGCAAGGGATGCCTATACCTCACAACACCAGGAGAGGGTTGCCAGGTTATCTTTTGAGATAGCCAGGGAATTAGATTTACCAGGGGATTGCTGTAAGGGGATTTACCTGGCAGCACTTATTCATGATATTGGTAAAATTAAAATACCAATTGATATACTATCCAAGCCTTCTATTCTCTCTGAACTGGAGTTTGAGTTAATAAAGACCCATAGTGAAGCAGGTTATATGATATTAAATAAAATTGAGTTTCCCTGGCCGATAGCAGATATAGTGATGCAACATCATGAAAGGCTTGATGGTTCTGGTTATCCTGAAGGTCGGAGTGGTGATGATATCCTTCTTCAATCAAGGATAATTGCTGTAGCTGATGTGGTAGAGGCTATGACCTCACATAGGCCCTACCGGCCTGCTCTGGGACTGGCCAACGCCTTAAATGAGGTTGAAAAAAATAAGGGTATCTTATATGATAAAGAAGTAGTAGATTCGTGTCTAGATGTTTTCAGGAAGAATAATACGCAAGTAATTACCTGGATGGGAGGGAATAATTAA